The Bradyrhizobium diazoefficiens genome contains the following window.
ATCCCGGTGACTCCCACCGCCTTGTCGCCCGATTCAAGGGAGGCTGAGAGAACGATGTCGGCACAAATCGTGCAATGCTTCGGGCAACGGTCCGTTGGGGCCAACAGAGATCAACAGGACGTCAATCCATCGATCGGCAAGAGGACGACAATCATGCGTAGTTCGACAGTTTTTGCGACAATCATTGCTCTCACAGCCTCAACGCCCGTGCTCGCCGACGACGTCAAGGTCGGTGTCGGCATCTCCGGCTGGACCGGCTTCGCGCCGCTGACGCTGGCGAAAGAAGCCGGCATCTTCAAGAAGAACGGCCTCGACGTCACCATCAAGAAGATCCCGCAGAAAGATCGCCACCTCGCCATCGCCTCCGGCGACGTCCAATGCGCCGCCACCACGGTCGAGACCTGGATCTCCTGGAACGCCAACGGTGTCGCCACCAAGCAGATCTTCCAGCTCGACAAGAGTTTTGGCGCCGACGGCATGGCCGTGCGCAACGACGTCACGTCGATCAAGGAATTGAAAGGCAAGACCGTTGCGGCCTCCGCACCCGGCACCTCGCCCTATTTCGCGCTGGCCTGGATGCTGAAGAAGAACGGACTCACGGTGAAGGACGTCACGGTCGTGAACCTCGAGCCGGCCGCCGCCGCGCAGGCCTTCGTCTCCGGCCAGAACGACGCCGCGATGACCTATGAGCCGTATCTGTCGACCGTGCGCGCCGCGCCCGACAAGGGCAAGATCATCGCAACCACGCTCGACTATCCGATCGTGATGGACACGTTTGGCTGCACGCCGAAATTCCTGAGCGAGAATCCGAAGGCGGCGCAGGCCCTGGCCAACAGTTATTTCGAATCGCTCGACATGATCGCCAAGGACCAGACCAAAGCCTATGAGATCATGGGCGCCGACGTGAAGCAGACCGGCGAGCAGTTCGGCAACTCGGCCAAATACCTGCGCTGGCAGGACAAGGCCACGAACCAGAAATTCTTCGCGGGCGACTTCCTCGCCTTCAACAAGGAAGCCGCCGAGCTGCTGCTCGAAATCGGCATCATCAAGGCCGCGCCGAAGGTCGAGGACCTCTTTGACGCGAGCTACATCAAGTAAGCCTCCCAAGAGCAGCCGGCCCCATCTCGCGATGGGGCCGGAAAACTTGTTCACCGCCCGGATAGACCGTTGATGCGTCCTCTCGACCCCGTGACGTCAAAGCAGCGCGTGGCTTACGGCCTCGCGTTCTTCGTGGTGTTCGTTGCCCTCTGGTCCTGGGCGACCTTCGGCGGCCATGTGTCGAAAGTGTTCCTCGCCAACCCGTTGACCATGGTGCAGGAAGGCGTCGACCTGCTCACCAATCAGGGCTTCCTGTTCGACATCGGCATGACCATCTGGCGCGTCGTCGGCGGCTTTGTGCTGGCCGCGATCATTGCCGTGCCGATCGGCGTGCTGATGGGCGCCTACAAGCCGATCGAGGCCTTCCTCGAGCCTTTTGTCTCCTTTGCGCGCTACTTGCCCGCCTCCGCCTTCATTCCGCTCCTGATTCTGTGGGCCGGCATCGGCGAGATGCAAAAGCTGCTCGTCATCTTCATCGGCTCGGTGTTCCAGGTCATCCTGATGATCGCTGTGACTGTCGGCGCCACGCGGCGCGATCTGGTGGAGGCCGCCTATACGCTCGGAGCCAGCGATCGCGGCATCATCCGCCGCGTGCTGCTGCCATCCTCCGCGCCCGAGATCGCGGAGATCCTGCGGCTGGTGCTCGGCTGGGCCTGGACCTATGTCATCGTCGCCGAGTTGATCGGCTCGTCCTCCGGCATCGGCCACATGATCACCGACAGCCAGGCTCTGCTCAACACCGGCCAGATCATCTTCGGCATCATCGTCATCGGACTGATCGGCCTGCTCTCGGACTTCATGTTCAAGGCGTTCAACGCCTGGCTGTTCCCGTGGAGGCTCGCGTGACGATTCTCAAGATCGAGCAGGTCTCGCGCACCTTCCCCGCCCGCCATGGCAACGCGCCGACCAGGGCGCTGGAGCCGACCGACCTCACAATCGGCAACAATGACTTCGTCACCATCCTCGGCCCCTCCGGCTGCGGCAAGTCCACGCTGCTGCGCATCGTTGCCGGCCTCGACCGTCCGACCAGCGGACGCGTCACGCTCGACGGGCGCGAGGTCACCGGCCCCGGCGCCGACCGCGGCATGGTGTTCCAGTCCTACACGCTGTTTCCGTGGCTGACGGTGCGCGAGAACATCGCCTTTGGCCTGCGCGAGCGCGGCGTGCGCGAGGCGGAGCGCAACAAGATCGCTGACACCTTCATCCGCCAGGTTGGCCTCTCCGGTTTCGAGAACCACTGGCCAAAACAGCTCTCCGGCGGCATGCAGCAGCGCACCGCGATTGCGCGTGCGCTCGCCAATGATCCAAAGATCCTGCTGCTCGACGAGCCCTTCGGCGCGCTCGACAACCAGACCCGCGCCTTGATGCAGGAAATGCTGCTCGGCATCTGGGAGCGCGACCAGAAGACCGTGCTGTTTGTCACCCACGACATCGAAGAGGCGATCTTCCTCGGCAGCCGCGTCATCGTCATGAGCGCCCGTCCCGGCCGCATCAAAGCCGAGATCAATGTGGACCTGCCGCATCCGCGCTTCTACAAGATCAAGACCACGCCCGAATTCGTTCAGTTGAAGGAACGGCTGGTCGAGGAAATCCGCATCGAGGCGCTGAAGGTTGCCGAACATGCCTGACACCCAGCCGAGCGCCGATGGGATGCGCGTTCTCGCCGATCTCAATGCACTGCGCGCCCTCGGCGCCTACAAGACCGGCGTGCACAAGCCGACCTTCTCCGAGCCGCACAGGCAGTCGCTGGACTGGCTGGTGCGGAAGCTGCCCGGCGCCGGGCTCGCGCCCACGATCGACGGCATCGGCAACGTCTTCGGCACCAGCGCAACGCCGGGACCGAAGCTGCTGGCGGGCTCGCATCTGGAAAGCCAGAACTACGCCGGTTGGCTCGACGGGCCGCTTGGCGTCGTCTATGCGCTCGAGGCTGCGCGCGTGCTCAATATCGATCCCTCCGTGAAAGGCGCGGTTGAAGTTGCCGCGTGGTGCGACGAGGAAGGTCATTTCGGCAGCTTTCTCGGATCGCGCTCCTATATCGGGCAGGTGAGCGAGACCGAGATCAACGCCGCACGCGACCGCACCGATGGCCGCACCATGCGCGACGCGCTTGGCGACATGGGGCTTGCCGGACGGGCGCGTATCACGGCCGAACCGGGACGACACGTCGGCTATTTGGAGGCGCATATCGAGCAGGGCGACACGCTCGAAAGCGGGCAGCTCGCGATCGGCGTCGTGACCTCCATCGTCGGCATCTGGCAGTACCGCATCGATTTCACCGGTGAGCAGAACCACGCCGGCACCACGCGCATGGCCGTGCGCAAGGACGCGGGCCTGGCGCTCGCCAAATTCTGCGTGACGATCGACCAGCGTTTTCCGGCTGCGTGCGGGCCGCGCACGGTCTGGACCACCGGCCGCGTCACGCTCGATCCGGGCGCGCCGAGCATCATTCCGGGTGGCGCCGAGATGCTGTTCCAGATTCGCGACGACGATCCTTCCGTGATCGCACGGCTGGAGGAATTGCTGCGGATTGTGGCGGACGAGGTCAACGCGAATGGTCCCTGCACCGTAACAGTGGAGAAAATCCGCACCGGCGCGCCCGCGATGATGAATGCCGGTTTTCAGGACGCGATCGACGCCGCGAGCAAAGCATTTGCCGGCGGACGATCGATCCGCATGCCGAGCGGCGCCGGCCATGACGCACAGATGCTCGCGACCATCATGCCGGCAGGCATGCTATTCGTGCCCTCGATCGGCGGCATCAGCCATCACTGGACCGAGAACACCGCCGACGCCGATATCGTTACCGGCGCAGAGGTCTTCGTCGACGCCTGCCGGCGCATTCTCGGCGGCTAGAACGACGTGCCGCCGCCGAACCTGAACTCCTGGACCACGTCGTATTTACCCTTCGTGAGCGGCACGGCGTAATCGAAGCGCAGCGGTCCGAACGGCGAGGCCCAGATCAGGCCGACGCCGACCGACGAACGCACCAGGCTGCTGTCGTCATATTGCAGTCCGCAGGTCGGGCACGCCTTCGTATTCACTTCGCCCGTGGCCGCCCACGAGGTCGGCCCCTGGTAACCCCAGAGCGAGCCGGCATCGGCGTAGACCGCGCCCTTCAGGCCGACCTCCTTGGGCAGGAACCAGAATGGCATCTGCAACTCCATCGACGCGCCCCAATATTTGGTGCCGCCCAGCGCATCGCCAACGGTGCCGTAGCTCGCATAGGTGATGTCGCGCGGACCGATGCCGTTGGAAGCGAAGCCGCGCACGAGGTTCGGGCCCATCTGGAAGTGATCCAGCATGCGCAGATCGTTGTTGCCGATCTTGCTGAGGACGCCGCCCTGGAGATGGATCACGCTGACGATCTCGGACACCAGCGGCGTGTAGTACTTGGTGTCGAGCGCAGTCTTCAGATAGGTCACGTCGCCGCCGACGCCGGCAAAATCCTGCTTGAAGTCGATGATCAGACCGTCCGTTGGATTCTTGTTGTTGTCGAGCGTGTTGTAGTTCAGCGTATAACCCACCGCCGACGTCAAGGTCGGACCGTTCGTGAGCTCCTTCCGGACCGGCAGGCTCGATTCGCCGTCGCCGTAGCAGCCGTAGCCATAGACGCCCGAACTCGTCGAGTTGGTCGGATCCACGCCGCCCAGCACGTTCGCGATGTAGGCCGGCGTCGGGTTGAAGGCCAGCGACGTGTTGGCCGCGTTGTTGTTACAGTTGTTGTAGTCGCTGGCGAGCGTGATGCTCTGCTGATAGAGCGAGTAGCGCAGCTGGAGCGAAAGATCCTCGCGCAACGCGAAGCCGAGGCGCGGCGAGAAACCCAGCGTCGTCACGCCATAGCTGGTGTAGCTGTTCGACAATTGCTGGCGCCAATAGGTGTCGATTCCGAGGGCGATGCGGTAGTCGAGCAGATACGGCTCGACGAAGGACAGCGAGACGCCGCGCGCATACTGGCCGTAGGTCACCGACGCTTTCGCGAAGAGCCCCTTGCCGAGCAGATTGCGCTCGGAGACCGAAACCTCGGCCAATGCGCCGTCGGTCGTAGAGTAGCCGCCCGAGATCGAGAAATCGCCGGTCGACTTCTCTTCCATGTTGACGATCAGGATGACGCGGTCGCTGGACGACCCGGGCTCCGTGGTGATCTTGACGCTCTTGAAATAGTCGAGATTCTTCAACCGGCGCTCGGCGCGGTCGACCAGCGCGCGGTTGTAGGCGTCGCCTTCGGAGATGTCGAATTCGCGACGGATCACGTAGTCGCGCGTGCGGGTATTGCCGCGCAGATTGATGCGCTCGATATAGGTGCGCGGACCTTCGTCGATGTTGAACACAACCGAGACGGTGTGCGATTCGAAGTTTCGGTCACCGCTCGGCCGCACGACGGCGAAAGCATAGCCGCGGCGCGAGGCCTCGATCTGCATCTCTTCGGTCGACTTCTCGACCGATTCGACATTGTAGAGCGAGCCGACATGGACGCGCGAAAAGGCGCGTAACGAGCTCGCGTCGAAATTGACGATGCCAGTGCGGAAGTCGACGATGCCGACGCGATATTGCTGGCCTTCCTCGATCTTGAAGCTGACGAGAAAACCCTTCTTGTCCGGATCATATTCAGTCAGCGCCGCCACGACCTGCGCATCGGCAAACCCGTTCTTGAGATAGAAGCGGCGGATCAGGTCGCGGTCGGCCTCGACGCGATCTGGATCGTAGATGTCGTTGTTGCCGAGGAAGGAGAGCAGATTGCTCTCATGCGTCTTGATCACGTCGCGCAGGCGCGCGGCCGAGTAGGCGCTGTTGCCGATGAACTCGATCGATTTGACGCCGGTCTTGACGCCCTCCTCGACCGTGAAGACGAGATCGACGCGGTTGCTCGGCTGCTCGATGATCTCGGGCGTGACGCGCACGTCGTAGCGGCCCGACCGGCGGTAGATTTCGGCGATCCGTAGCGTGTCGGACTGCACCATCGCGCGCGAGAAGGTCCCGCGCGGCTTGGACTGGATTTCGGCCGAGAGCTGCTCGTCCTTGATCTTCTTGTTGCCCTCGAATGCGATGCGGCTTATCACCGCGTTCTCGACCACCGACACGACGATGCGGCTACCGACCCGGTTGACCTTCACATCCTGAAACAAGCCGGTCTCGACCAACGCCTTGAGGCCGTCGTCGATGGCTGCCTGATCGAACTGGCCGTTCGCACCGGCCTTGAAATAGGAGCGGACCGTTTCGGCCTCCATGCGGCGATTGCCCTCGACCACGATCACGTCCGTGGCTTGCGCCGCCGCTGCTTGCGGCAACAACGCCAGGGGAAGCGAGGTAGCCATCGACACGCCACACACGACCACCGCGACAAGCCAGGCCCGCAAAACCGACATTCCACACCTCAAGAGCACCCGACTTGCTCTGAAACGGGAAAGCTGTGGCCACGGTGTGGCTTTGGGATTGCTGTACCGTTTCCGGTGATTGAGTTTGATTGAGCCGCCCGCCTGCGGAACGCCCCCGTCCCGTCGGTCAGGACAGTCAGCAACATCGGGCAAAAGATCACTTGTCTGCCAACAGCCTCACCGCGACGCCGCCCTGCCCACACCTCTGATGGAAGCCTGCTGCGCCCACAGAAACCGCTCGAAGGAGTTACGACCTGCGGAACACCATCGGAGTGAACCGGGATGCGTATTTAATGCAGCACATCCGAATTTCGGCACAGTGGAATATTTCATCGAAAACGCGTTGGCATACCGGCGACCCGCTGATTAAGAGTTCAACACCGCGCCTCCCTAGGACTTCCGAATTTCGAATATGTCATGATCGATAACACGCGCGTCCGGGTCCACCAGCATGGCACCGGCGCAAATGGGGGGACTCAAAATCAGGCCGTAGGTCGCTCGCGTGGCGGGTTGACCACCAAACTCATGCCTCGGTCGACGCACTCGCGGTATCAACCCTTATTTGGCTTCCGATCACGAGTCCGGCGAGCGCCAGCAAGAGCCCAAGCGCCGGCGGCGCAAACAGAGCTTCTTCCTGAAACAATCCATTCAGGAGCACGACCATGACGCCAAACCCAACAAGGCCTTGCGTCAGGTTCCCCGAGAACGCGTACAGCCGCCAGGCTTTTAGAGCTACCGCACAATAAAAACCAATCGGCACCAAAGCGGCGATGCCCATCTGGTACAGCAAGACGCCGATTGCGCTTTCGACCGCACCATCGATCGTGCCGCTTTGCTGCGCAGCGCCCCAGTCGATTGAGAAATAGCTGTCTGACAGATTTCCGCCGACACCCAAACCGCGACCGAACGGCTTTTCGAGAAATCCATTCAACCCGCCCATGAGGCCAATGACGTGATAGTCGCCAATTTGCAAGCCGATACGGATCGCAACGACCGCAAAGACAATCAACGCGACCAAACCTAACGCGAGTGTCACGGAAGCTCCAAGCAAGCGGGTCGATATCCAGGCAGCGCTTACAAAGATGACCATGATGAGCGCACCCTTGACACTGCAGAGCACCAGAAGAGGCAGCGCGGCGAGCGCCAAAAACGGACGTCCGACTGAAAACGCAAAAAGGCCGAAAAAGGCGATGCCATATCCGAAGCTAATCGGATGCATGTTTGGGCCGTTAATGCGGAGAAGCTGGGAAAGTCCGGACCCTTCGAGCAAAGGAGTATTCAAGAAATCAAACTTGAAATGGTCCTTCAGATCAACAGGAACATTTCCCGTGGCTCGCATCTCAGCTTCCCAGGCGCCCGAATGAGCAGCCTTCAGCTCTTCGAAACCCCAGAAGGTATAGCCGTTCGTGATGGCTAGCCAAGAATCTCGGAATGCAAACTCGATATAACCCAGAAGAACCAAAACGACCGCCATCGCCACCAGGAACGGCGTGGCCCGGACCTGATAGGTGACGGCAGTCAGTAGCGACAGTTGAAACAAGAACAGCGGAAGGACAATATTGCGGAGATAAGCCAGTGCCGCTCGCGCATCGTGATCGACGCCAAGCGCGAAATAGAGCGCTGCCAATGCCAGAGCGGCGACACCCCAGCGCATGATCTGATTAACCTCAGCCGACTGCTTCCCTTGGCCAAGCACATAAAGCGCGAAGGTGAGCAGCCACATGGCGGAGCAAACGAGAAAGTTGTAGCCCTTGATGAAGTCCAAATCGGATGGGCCAGGAATGAGCGGCGACAGAACAGAGATGAACAGATTTTGGAAAAACAAAATAAAGATGGCGATTAGCGGCGCATGCATCGGGGCAGCGATGACGATGGCGACGGCGATTAGCGTCTCGACAGCAATGGCTAGAATTGGACTCGCCACGTGCAAGATCGAAGCAAAGCCGATCGACGCTACTGCAAGGCATATCGTCGGGACCAGATCGCGCGCGGACGCAGGCAATTGCTCTGCAATTTCGAGCTCCGCGATCTGATACTGCGCCGGATACGGGCCGCTCATATAGTGTACTTTCGGCTTCGAACCTAATGGCAATAGCGCCGAATGTGTAACGTCTCGTTAACAGTTGCGAGTTCCGCCAAGATGTAGAACGCGAGATCACCGTGCGGGCCAGTTTTGAGTTGCAGGAGCGCCTCCGCTTGCTCCCCCGTCACCTTGCCCGCAATAAACTAACTCGGATCCCGCTGATGGCTCTAGGAGAGGCCGCCGGCGCGTCCAAAGCACCGCATTAACACACCCGGCTCGTAGGCATGCTATGTAGCCAACCACGTCTCTGCTCTTGAAGAGAGAGGTGCACCGGATCTTCTCATGTTTGATTTCATTCTCCACCTGATACAGCGTGACGTAACGCGTGGCGTTGCCGGAACCATTCTGCTCAAGGTCGGCAGCGGCGGTCTTGCTTTCGCGATGTTTTCGTTGGCGGCACAAACGATGTCGCCCAGCGGCTTCGGCGAATTTGCAACGCTGCTTTCAGTTGCACAAATCGCATCGGTTGTGGGCCTGGTTGGCCAGGAGCTACTTCTCGTTCGGTTCCTGAACGAGTACCAAGTCAATCAGCAAACCAGCCTCATCAAGGGCGTTTTGCTCTCCAGTTTGAGCATCTCATCGGTTGCGATGTCGATCGCGATCTGCGCGATTGCGGCTGTGGCAACCATCAGAGGCGAGTGGTGGGTCTTGACAGTTATCGTTTGCGCCTTCGCCGCAGTGAACGCCGGATTGATGCTCGGCAGCCAGATTGCCCGATCCGTCGTTAGCATTGTGATGGGGGAAGGCAACAGGGAGTTTTTCTGGCGTGTTGCTGTAGTCCTGATCCTGCTCGCTATTTTCCTGCGCCACGGGCGGCTCGAGCCGGCCGTGCTGTTTGGCTTGATCACCGTTGCGATGGCGCTCGGACTGTTCGTGCAGATCGCTTCAATCGCACGAGCCCTGCCGAACTTGCGAGATGTACCTGCGCAATCGGAAAGATCGCGCTGGCGGTGGAGCGCGCTTCGTTTCTGGATCGCCTCGATTCTTGAGGCGGCAAACCAGTACTTCGACGTCATACTTGTTTATTGGATGCTGGATTCGGCAACCGCCGGGGTCTATTTCGCGGCCTCGCGTTTGGCTAATATCTTTGCGATGTTATCTGCTGCGCTATATACTTTTGGAGCGCGCCGACTACCCTCACTCTATTTCAGCAAGGACCATGCGCAGTTTGAACGCACCTTGCATCTCATGGCGGAGGTGACGGCGCTGTGCGTTATGAGCGCTCTTCCTCTTGTCTGTATCGGCGCTCCCTACCTGCTTCGTTTGTTTGGCGCACATTTCGCCGATCAACAATCGGTATTGGTCGTATTGGCGATCGGGACAGCTGTTCAGGCCGCCGGAGGGCCCGCTGCCGCAATCCTTCAGTTGACCGGTCACGAGGGCAAATATATTCCCATCGTCGCCGCCAACGTGGTTCTTCGGCTGCTCGGCTTCGTTGTTCTCATTCCCTGGATTGGTGTACTCGGTGCCGCCGTTTCGGCAACTATGTCACTCGCGCTGGCGACGATCGCTCTTAACATCCTATGTCGTCGAACAACGGGCGTTGATCCATCGATCCTCGTGCTGGCCGGTTTCAGATCCTCCAAAATCGTGACCTACTCTGTCCCTACGGCCGAAACGCACGAGTAAGCGGGATTTGGAGCACGTTTCGGCCGGTTGCCCTACTGCTAAGGAGCGCCGAGCAACGCCCGCATGACACCTTCGTCAGGTTTTCCGGTCATGTCGTCCAGTAAACCGAACCCTTGAGCCAATTCCCAATGCGTCCAGCCCCAGCAATGTTCACGAGCATAGGAGGTCACTAACGCGAGCCATCTCAGCCGGCTTTCTCGTGGAGCGCTGGCCTTCAGTACGCCGAATTCGTTGATGATAAGTGGGCGTGAGAATTTCTGCTGCCAGGCAACGGCGGGATCAAGCCATCGGTCAATCCCGGGCTTTCCACGCCCGAGATCAAGTGCCCGATCGAGCATATCGAGGGCTGCCGCGGCGCCCTCGTTTTCCAACTCCCGCCGGAGCACTTGAACCCTGGGATCTTGAGCGCCGATCGGGTAAGGCAATCCTTTGATCCAGTGAAGCGGTTCTTGCGCTTCCCAATGGCCTTGATGTGTAAATACCATCGGATCGTAGAAGTGGATGGCGTACACGACATTTTCATCCTGCAACGGACGAAACTCCGGAAGCGAGTCCGCTCTCTGCCAATTGGCCGGGCCGGCAATCAGGGTGGTCTTGGGAAGCAATCTGCGAACGAAGGTCGCGAGCGCTTCGAACTCCACTTGCCACCTGTCGGCTTTCACATTGGGCTCGTTG
Protein-coding sequences here:
- a CDS encoding ABC transporter permease — its product is MRPLDPVTSKQRVAYGLAFFVVFVALWSWATFGGHVSKVFLANPLTMVQEGVDLLTNQGFLFDIGMTIWRVVGGFVLAAIIAVPIGVLMGAYKPIEAFLEPFVSFARYLPASAFIPLLILWAGIGEMQKLLVIFIGSVFQVILMIAVTVGATRRDLVEAAYTLGASDRGIIRRVLLPSSAPEIAEILRLVLGWAWTYVIVAELIGSSSGIGHMITDSQALLNTGQIIFGIIVIGLIGLLSDFMFKAFNAWLFPWRLA
- a CDS encoding ABC transporter substrate-binding protein is translated as MRSSTVFATIIALTASTPVLADDVKVGVGISGWTGFAPLTLAKEAGIFKKNGLDVTIKKIPQKDRHLAIASGDVQCAATTVETWISWNANGVATKQIFQLDKSFGADGMAVRNDVTSIKELKGKTVAASAPGTSPYFALAWMLKKNGLTVKDVTVVNLEPAAAAQAFVSGQNDAAMTYEPYLSTVRAAPDKGKIIATTLDYPIVMDTFGCTPKFLSENPKAAQALANSYFESLDMIAKDQTKAYEIMGADVKQTGEQFGNSAKYLRWQDKATNQKFFAGDFLAFNKEAAELLLEIGIIKAAPKVEDLFDASYIK
- the bamA gene encoding outer membrane protein assembly factor BamA, yielding MSVLRAWLVAVVVCGVSMATSLPLALLPQAAAAQATDVIVVEGNRRMEAETVRSYFKAGANGQFDQAAIDDGLKALVETGLFQDVKVNRVGSRIVVSVVENAVISRIAFEGNKKIKDEQLSAEIQSKPRGTFSRAMVQSDTLRIAEIYRRSGRYDVRVTPEIIEQPSNRVDLVFTVEEGVKTGVKSIEFIGNSAYSAARLRDVIKTHESNLLSFLGNNDIYDPDRVEADRDLIRRFYLKNGFADAQVVAALTEYDPDKKGFLVSFKIEEGQQYRVGIVDFRTGIVNFDASSLRAFSRVHVGSLYNVESVEKSTEEMQIEASRRGYAFAVVRPSGDRNFESHTVSVVFNIDEGPRTYIERINLRGNTRTRDYVIRREFDISEGDAYNRALVDRAERRLKNLDYFKSVKITTEPGSSSDRVILIVNMEEKSTGDFSISGGYSTTDGALAEVSVSERNLLGKGLFAKASVTYGQYARGVSLSFVEPYLLDYRIALGIDTYWRQQLSNSYTSYGVTTLGFSPRLGFALREDLSLQLRYSLYQQSITLASDYNNCNNNAANTSLAFNPTPAYIANVLGGVDPTNSTSSGVYGYGCYGDGESSLPVRKELTNGPTLTSAVGYTLNYNTLDNNKNPTDGLIIDFKQDFAGVGGDVTYLKTALDTKYYTPLVSEIVSVIHLQGGVLSKIGNNDLRMLDHFQMGPNLVRGFASNGIGPRDITYASYGTVGDALGGTKYWGASMELQMPFWFLPKEVGLKGAVYADAGSLWGYQGPTSWAATGEVNTKACPTCGLQYDDSSLVRSSVGVGLIWASPFGPLRFDYAVPLTKGKYDVVQEFRFGGGTSF
- a CDS encoding glycoside hydrolase family 5 protein; its protein translation is MRGWLVAAIFLSIWYGHPVSANICVSLADTVPADRLDALSRGFNADGWINGAKSMPPSLELLRRLRKAGMSHVRLPVPAEQIMPLFASQEQRDQTLWRLNRALEQLTSLGYSVSVDLHPGERFNRLHQEDANASLREMERAWSVLAEVVRSYPSDRVFAELLNEPNVKADRWQVEFEALATFVRRLLPKTTLIAGPANWQRADSLPEFRPLQDENVVYAIHFYDPMVFTHQGHWEAQEPLHWIKGLPYPIGAQDPRVQVLRRELENEGAAAALDMLDRALDLGRGKPGIDRWLDPAVAWQQKFSRPLIINEFGVLKASAPRESRLRWLALVTSYAREHCWGWTHWELAQGFGLLDDMTGKPDEGVMRALLGAP
- a CDS encoding ABC transporter ATP-binding protein encodes the protein MTILKIEQVSRTFPARHGNAPTRALEPTDLTIGNNDFVTILGPSGCGKSTLLRIVAGLDRPTSGRVTLDGREVTGPGADRGMVFQSYTLFPWLTVRENIAFGLRERGVREAERNKIADTFIRQVGLSGFENHWPKQLSGGMQQRTAIARALANDPKILLLDEPFGALDNQTRALMQEMLLGIWERDQKTVLFVTHDIEEAIFLGSRVIVMSARPGRIKAEINVDLPHPRFYKIKTTPEFVQLKERLVEEIRIEALKVAEHA
- a CDS encoding lipopolysaccharide biosynthesis protein; protein product: MFDFILHLIQRDVTRGVAGTILLKVGSGGLAFAMFSLAAQTMSPSGFGEFATLLSVAQIASVVGLVGQELLLVRFLNEYQVNQQTSLIKGVLLSSLSISSVAMSIAICAIAAVATIRGEWWVLTVIVCAFAAVNAGLMLGSQIARSVVSIVMGEGNREFFWRVAVVLILLAIFLRHGRLEPAVLFGLITVAMALGLFVQIASIARALPNLRDVPAQSERSRWRWSALRFWIASILEAANQYFDVILVYWMLDSATAGVYFAASRLANIFAMLSAALYTFGARRLPSLYFSKDHAQFERTLHLMAEVTALCVMSALPLVCIGAPYLLRLFGAHFADQQSVLVVLAIGTAVQAAGGPAAAILQLTGHEGKYIPIVAANVVLRLLGFVVLIPWIGVLGAAVSATMSLALATIALNILCRRTTGVDPSILVLAGFRSSKIVTYSVPTAETHE
- a CDS encoding Zn-dependent hydrolase — encoded protein: MPDTQPSADGMRVLADLNALRALGAYKTGVHKPTFSEPHRQSLDWLVRKLPGAGLAPTIDGIGNVFGTSATPGPKLLAGSHLESQNYAGWLDGPLGVVYALEAARVLNIDPSVKGAVEVAAWCDEEGHFGSFLGSRSYIGQVSETEINAARDRTDGRTMRDALGDMGLAGRARITAEPGRHVGYLEAHIEQGDTLESGQLAIGVVTSIVGIWQYRIDFTGEQNHAGTTRMAVRKDAGLALAKFCVTIDQRFPAACGPRTVWTTGRVTLDPGAPSIIPGGAEMLFQIRDDDPSVIARLEELLRIVADEVNANGPCTVTVEKIRTGAPAMMNAGFQDAIDAASKAFAGGRSIRMPSGAGHDAQMLATIMPAGMLFVPSIGGISHHWTENTADADIVTGAEVFVDACRRILGG